Within Anaerobranca gottschalkii DSM 13577, the genomic segment ACATGATGAAAGGGAACAAACCCTAAATCAACTTTTGGTAGAAATGGATGGATTTGGGACCAATGAAGGTATCATTGTGATGGCTGCTACTAACAGGCCTGATATTCTTGATAATGCTCTATTAAGACCAGGGAGATTCGATAGACAAATAACTGTGGATTCCCCAGATGTAAAAGGGAGAGAAGAGATTCTAAAAATACACAGTCGAAATAAGCCTTTAAGCAAAGAAGTTAATCTTGAAATATTGGCAAAGAGGACTCCTGGCTTTACAGGAGCTGATTTAGAAAACTTAATTAATGAAGCAGCTCTCTTAGCAGCCCGTAAAAATATGAAGGTAATTAGTATGGAAGATTTAGAAAATGCCATTGATAGGGTTATAGCAGGACCAGAAAAGAAAAAGAAAGTTCGCTCTGAGGCTGAAAATAAATTGGTAGCATACCATGAAGCTGGCCATGCAATAGTTGGTCACTTTTTAGAACATGCAGACCCAATTCATAAAGTTACTATTGTTCCAAGGGGAAGGGCAGGAGGTTATACATTAGCCCTCCCTAAAGAAGATAGATATTTTATGTCTAAAAGTGAAATCCTTGATAAATTATCTATGTTGTTAGCCGGTAGAGTTGCAGAGCAAATTGCATTAAATGAAATAAGTACCGGTGCCCAAAACGATTTAGAAAGGGTCACTCAGCTAGCCCATAAAATGATAATGGAGTTTGGTATGAGTGAAAAATTAGGTCCATTAACCTTTGGCCAGAAGCAAGACCACGTTTTCTTAGGTAGAGATATAGCAAGGGAAAGAAATTACAGTGAAGAAGTAGCATCTGCCATTGATAAAGAAACTAAAGCTATTGTTGAAAGATGTTACAAAGTTGCAGAGGATATTCTCAAAGAGCATAGAGATAAACTAGATTTAGTTGCTAAAACTTTACTAGAAAAAGAGACAATTAATCGGGAAGAGTTTTTAAAACTTATGGGGGAGACAGACTCTGAAAAAACTGAAGAAATAAC encodes:
- the ftsH gene encoding ATP-dependent zinc metalloprotease FtsH — translated: MKNYRRLSIYILLLLVIFTFVQGGLDLTPPDRKEITTSEFIDYLEQGQVKFIEKDEQIIRGELVGGQKFTTTIDEPLYNSILPLLREIQFKIQPPQRPNFFVSILTYILPFVLLLVIFFFFMQQSQGGGSRVMNFGKSRAKLHDPNQKRVTFKDVAGVDEAKEELEEIVDFLKNPKKFIELGARIPKGVLLFGPPGTGKTLLARAVAGEAGVPFFSISGSDFVEMFVGVGASRVRDLFENAKKNAPCIIFIDEIDAVGRQRGAGLGGGHDEREQTLNQLLVEMDGFGTNEGIIVMAATNRPDILDNALLRPGRFDRQITVDSPDVKGREEILKIHSRNKPLSKEVNLEILAKRTPGFTGADLENLINEAALLAARKNMKVISMEDLENAIDRVIAGPEKKKKVRSEAENKLVAYHEAGHAIVGHFLEHADPIHKVTIVPRGRAGGYTLALPKEDRYFMSKSEILDKLSMLLAGRVAEQIALNEISTGAQNDLERVTQLAHKMIMEFGMSEKLGPLTFGQKQDHVFLGRDIARERNYSEEVASAIDKETKAIVERCYKVAEDILKEHRDKLDLVAKTLLEKETINREEFLKLMGETDSEKTEEITLEETEK